In Rhizobium jaguaris, a single window of DNA contains:
- a CDS encoding DUF1028 domain-containing protein, which translates to MTWSIVTREPETGHLAIAVATRFFAVGNIVPNIRGGIGAVATQAFSSPLYGIDGLAMLAAGHMPEEIIRTLTARDEGREQRQFHMIDSNGNNAAFTGAKCIDWAGHLIDENVSVAGNMLAGPQVIAKSLSTFKKTQGMPLAERLLEAMRAGEDAGGDKRGKQSAALVIYRDQDYAWLNIRVDDSADPLTELERLYAVAQERYLHVAETTPTRQNPSGMIDRREIDEKIAALEAARIAEGRPSASFATSPKPS; encoded by the coding sequence ATGACCTGGTCGATCGTCACGCGCGAGCCGGAAACCGGCCATCTCGCCATCGCCGTCGCCACCCGCTTTTTCGCGGTCGGCAACATCGTACCGAATATTCGCGGCGGCATTGGCGCCGTCGCGACGCAGGCGTTCAGCAGCCCGCTTTACGGCATCGATGGTCTGGCGATGCTTGCCGCCGGCCACATGCCGGAGGAAATCATTAGGACATTGACCGCGCGCGACGAAGGTCGCGAACAGCGCCAGTTCCACATGATCGACAGCAACGGCAACAATGCCGCTTTCACCGGCGCCAAATGCATCGACTGGGCCGGTCATCTGATCGACGAAAATGTCTCGGTTGCCGGCAACATGCTGGCCGGTCCGCAGGTCATCGCCAAGAGCCTGTCGACCTTCAAGAAGACCCAGGGCATGCCGCTCGCCGAGCGGCTGCTCGAAGCCATGCGCGCCGGCGAGGACGCGGGCGGCGACAAACGCGGCAAGCAATCCGCTGCTTTGGTCATCTATCGCGACCAGGATTATGCCTGGCTGAACATCCGTGTCGACGACAGCGCCGATCCGCTGACGGAGCTCGAACGGCTCTATGCCGTCGCACAGGAACGCTATCTGCATGTTGCCGAGACCACGCCCACGCGGCAGAACCCGAGCGGCATGATCGACCGTCGAGAGATCGACGAAAAGATCGCGGCACTGGAGGCCGCAAGGATTGCCGAAGGCCGCCCATCGGCCTCCTTCGCCACATCGCCGAAGCCGTCATGA